A window of Syngnathus acus chromosome 17, fSynAcu1.2, whole genome shotgun sequence genomic DNA:
aataaaactggatccatcacactcaccattgactcctcaaacatcactccctcccctctggcacgcaaccttggcgttatttttgaccccacactgtccttccaccctcatgttagctcagttgttaagacctcctacttccacctccgacaCATCGCCAAAATCCGGcactgcctctctctccctgccgctgaatccctcatccacgccttcatctcatcctggcttgactactgcaactcccttctcactggaatcactgctcactcactccatagacttcaactagtccaaaactctgctgcccgcctccttacccacacccggtcccgtgaacacatcactcctgttctccactctcttcactggctccccattaaggagcgcatcatcttcaagatactcctcctcaccttcaaagcccttcaccacctggctcccacttacctatccgacctccttgtcccctactgccccaaccgtcccctccgatcctccaatacttcacgtctgacagtcccaaaatctaaactcaaatccttcggtgacagagccttctcctgcacatcaccccgactctggaactctctccctcagtctgtctgtgactcacccacacagcatatttaagtcccgtctaaaaacttacctcttctctCAAGCCtatgacctcccctacccataactggtttcctcttcttaatttTATCCCATTGTCtcttccccgtccccctcccctcatgtatgtctttgccttgttccctgtaagcgtctttgggtttttgaaaagcgctatacaaatttaatgaattattacaaAATTTGACCTGTTGCATGTAGATGTGCAACACATTACTATAACGCACAATACATTGTACTTATATAAAATCTTTCTGACCTGTGTGAGGGGTTGTGGCCTCCGCTCAATGGTGAACTCTGTATGGCACAATTCACAGTAGCTGGTGTTGGAGGACGACAGCCACTTCTCCAAGCAGCTCTTGTGCACTTTCCCAAGTGTGCCGGTGCATTCGCACGGCGAGAGCAGGGTCTCCCCTCCACCACCCTCATGGCAAATTCGGCACATGCCTACGTCACTGTGGGTCCATTCGCCAATGCAACCGTGGTTAGAAATAATGACTTAAGACATTCATTAAGCTGTCGTGTTCCTTTTCTTACCTTTGCAGGCTCACAGCTTTAACAATAGTGGAGAGTGGGCGGCCATCTTTAGCCGTAACCTTGGCAATGTACTGGGCCTGTGCAGTGGAATCCGACTCTTCAGAATCCTTGAAGGAGTCGGATTCGGCATTCCCCGAGTAATCACATAGAGAGCCAGGTAGGTGGCAGCATCCTGATgaagacatggctgaactggGATTGACAGCACAAGCGAGACGGTCCAAACCCCGGTTCTCCACCTACAGATCAATGACATGGATAACGTTAACAAATTAATTGACGGGATATGCACGTGCAAGAGTTGAATGCCCCTACAGTCATATCTGTATATTTTGGCCAAAAACTCACATCAGAATTACACGAGACTTCCACAAATCAGGCGGGACTTAGTATATCTTGCCAG
This region includes:
- the LOC119137325 gene encoding E3 ubiquitin-protein ligase MARCHF2-like, encoding MSSSGCCHLPGSLCDYSGNAESDSFKDSEESDSTAQAQYIAKVTAKDGRPLSTIVKAVSLQSDVGMCRICHEGGGGETLLSPCECTGTLGKVHKSCLEKWLSSSNTSYCELCHTEFTIERRPQPLTQWLKDPGPRSEKRTLLCDMACFLLITPLAAISGWLCLRGAQDHLQLKSRLEAIGLIALTIALFTIYILWTLVSFRYHCQLYSEWRRTNQKVRLLMPDMKGALTTQSSMTTKSTKKMTDETIV